From a region of the Candidatus Zixiibacteriota bacterium genome:
- a CDS encoding M15 family metallopeptidase, with protein MNTTGLKPPCGLSEIIRVFGDIAASLTETGEPSRDWCRGHLTRIDLPFAVPLAWDKSLRATRIHCHSKLAPILSQLFNDLVEGELGPLIESYGGCYCFRHKRSGAELSTHAWGIALDLNVATNHLGTKGDMPVDLVSLFEQYGFEWGGRWIGRRRDPMHFQFCRGY; from the coding sequence ATGAATACTACGGGATTAAAGCCCCCTTGTGGATTGAGCGAGATTATCAGGGTTTTCGGTGATATTGCCGCTTCGTTGACTGAAACCGGTGAGCCGAGCCGTGACTGGTGTCGTGGGCACCTCACCCGCATTGACCTGCCGTTTGCCGTTCCGCTGGCCTGGGATAAATCGCTTCGGGCGACCCGAATTCACTGCCATAGCAAACTGGCGCCGATTTTATCACAGTTATTTAACGATTTGGTAGAGGGTGAGTTGGGGCCGCTCATTGAAAGCTACGGTGGATGTTATTGCTTCCGTCACAAACGCAGCGGTGCGGAGCTTTCGACTCATGCCTGGGGGATCGCTCTTGACCTGAATGTAGCAACGAACCACCTCGGCACTAAAGGGGATATGCCCGTTGATCTCGTGAGTCTTTTTGAGCAGTACGGCTTCGAGTGGGGTGGCCGCTGGATCGGTAGACGTCGTGACCCGATGCATTTTCAATTTTGTCGAGGCTATTGA
- the rlmN gene encoding 23S rRNA (adenine(2503)-C(2))-methyltransferase RlmN: MTRTDLMGYTSAELEKLMTELGEKPFHGRQLFKWLYKITQPDFETLTDLSKQVRTKLIEQFTYTIPEPEKDLLSEDGTRKFLFRLTDGFAIESVLIPDPESGRVTVCVSSQAGCALNCAFCATAQLGFARNLTVGEIIGQLVYLRHRFGPGAFTNVVFMGMGEPMLNLDRVLAAVGIMTDGAGFSHAAKKVTVSTAGIVPGIEHLAAIRSKVRLAVSLNAPTQEKRVQIMPITKKYPLPVLMNALKKYTQSTGTRVTFEYALFSGFNDTSDDVQSLAHLVRGIPCKINLLAYNPVDGLPFRRPSDSHVEWFAHQLYPRVPAVTVRKSRGVDINAACGQLAGENPSRRN; this comes from the coding sequence ATGACTCGTACCGACCTCATGGGATACACCAGCGCTGAGCTGGAGAAACTGATGACCGAGCTGGGAGAGAAACCGTTCCACGGGCGGCAACTCTTCAAATGGCTATATAAGATCACTCAGCCTGATTTCGAGACGCTTACGGATCTATCCAAGCAAGTCCGTACCAAATTGATAGAGCAGTTCACTTACACAATCCCCGAACCGGAAAAAGACCTGCTTTCCGAGGACGGCACCCGTAAGTTTCTGTTTCGTCTTACGGATGGCTTTGCGATCGAATCGGTGCTTATTCCCGATCCCGAATCGGGACGAGTTACGGTTTGTGTTTCTTCGCAGGCCGGTTGTGCGCTCAATTGTGCTTTTTGCGCCACGGCTCAACTTGGGTTTGCTCGGAACCTGACCGTGGGGGAGATAATCGGCCAGCTTGTTTATCTGCGTCACCGTTTTGGTCCCGGAGCTTTTACCAATGTCGTTTTTATGGGCATGGGGGAGCCGATGCTCAATCTGGACCGTGTGCTGGCAGCCGTTGGTATAATGACCGACGGCGCCGGATTCAGCCATGCCGCTAAAAAAGTAACCGTTTCGACAGCCGGTATCGTACCGGGGATCGAGCATCTGGCGGCGATCCGAAGTAAAGTTCGACTGGCTGTTTCACTGAATGCTCCGACTCAGGAAAAACGGGTACAAATAATGCCCATTACTAAAAAATACCCGCTGCCGGTTCTAATGAATGCATTGAAGAAATACACACAGAGCACCGGAACCAGAGTCACCTTCGAATACGCTCTGTTCAGCGGCTTCAACGATACTTCGGATGATGTTCAGTCGCTCGCTCACCTCGTGCGTGGAATCCCTTGCAAAATAAACTTATTGGCCTATAATCCGGTTGACGGATTGCCGTTCCGGCGTCCGTCGGACAGTCACGTAGAATGGTTCGCTCATCAGTTATATCCGCGCGTTCCGGCGGTTACGGTGAGGAAGAGCCGAGGTGTCGATATAAATGCCGCCTGCGGACAGTTAGCCGGCGAGAATCCTTCGAGGAGGAACTAG